Proteins from a genomic interval of Pirellulales bacterium:
- a CDS encoding PEP-CTERM sorting domain-containing protein yields the protein MLSTHRLFSVGATIFVGCVIVPVANGVTLQPGDVVVAANLGTSGNPDYALLEVNPTTGNRTVISDNTTGDGPSLNYGPKGSTTLSAYVSYEPGGSLLVTLESVNGVDLLSAIMRIDPSTGDRTLISDSVANSGSSIGPYTAARDFGNSILVTGNQGMALIDPATGNRTAFSTFEGAGFAVSGSNIYAAATLTTLGGIYNINAMTGVPTLVSGQGVGAGPSFGETTDVALNSAGNLFTTDNGPSLVEVNPVTGDRTIISSSVAGNPVGSGPALGLALTLAVGLDGSIFTPSTIDLTTATSAILSVDPLTGNRTILSDSTHGTGPAFNLLLASGITVVPNVPEPSTLALAALGGLLLVAWRRRK from the coding sequence ATGTTATCCACGCATCGTCTTTTTTCAGTCGGAGCAACGATCTTCGTAGGCTGTGTGATTGTGCCGGTCGCCAACGGTGTCACGTTGCAGCCGGGCGATGTCGTCGTCGCGGCAAATCTTGGAACTTCGGGAAATCCGGATTATGCGTTGCTGGAAGTCAACCCGACGACCGGCAATCGTACCGTGATTTCGGACAATACGACGGGTGACGGCCCGTCGCTCAATTACGGACCGAAGGGTTCTACAACCCTCTCCGCGTACGTAAGCTACGAACCGGGCGGCAGTTTGCTGGTCACGCTAGAATCGGTAAACGGTGTTGACCTCTTATCGGCGATTATGCGCATCGACCCGTCCACAGGAGATCGCACCTTGATCAGCGATTCGGTGGCGAATTCCGGCTCGTCGATCGGTCCCTACACGGCGGCGCGCGACTTTGGTAATAGTATCCTCGTTACCGGAAATCAGGGAATGGCGCTCATCGATCCCGCCACTGGAAACCGCACCGCGTTCTCAACGTTTGAGGGCGCGGGCTTTGCCGTTAGCGGATCGAATATCTACGCGGCCGCGACCTTAACCACTCTTGGCGGTATATATAACATCAACGCTATGACCGGCGTGCCGACGCTCGTTTCCGGACAGGGCGTCGGCGCGGGGCCGAGCTTCGGAGAGACCACCGATGTTGCGCTCAACAGTGCCGGAAACTTGTTTACTACCGACAACGGCCCAAGTCTCGTGGAAGTGAACCCCGTCACCGGTGATCGGACCATCATTTCCAGCAGCGTTGCCGGCAATCCGGTCGGATCCGGGCCGGCCCTTGGCTTGGCACTTACACTGGCGGTCGGCCTGGATGGCTCGATTTTTACGCCGAGTACAATAGACCTGACGACTGCCACCTCGGCAATACTGTCCGTTGATCCGCTCACCGGGAACCGAACGATCCTTTCGGATAGCACTCACGGGACGGGGCCAGCGTTCAATCTATTGCTCGCGAGCGGGATCACAGTTGTGCCCAATGTGCCCGAGCCGTCGACGCTGGCGCTCGCCGCGCTGGGCGGCCTGCTGCTCGTGGCCTGGCGACGAAGGAAATAA